In Strigops habroptila isolate Jane chromosome 2, bStrHab1.2.pri, whole genome shotgun sequence, one genomic interval encodes:
- the POU3F3 gene encoding POU domain, class 3, transcription factor 3, giving the protein MAAATSNPYLPGNGILAAGSIVHADSGGGGGGGGGGMQPGSVAVTSVAGGYRGDPAAKMVQSDFMPGAMAASNGGHMLSHAHQWVTALPHAAAAAAAAAAAAAEAGSPWSGSPVGMTGSPQQPPPPPDVKGSGGRDDLHSGAALHHRPPHLGPPHQGHPAAWGAAAAAHLPSMAGGQQQQQSLLYSQPGGFTVNGMLSPPPGGQSLVHPGLVRGETPELGEHPGHHHHHHHQHPGHHPPHHGGVNSHDPHSDEDTPTSDDLEQFAKQFKQRRIKLGFTQADVGLALGTLYGNVFSQTTICRFEALQLSFKNMCKLKPLLNKWLEEADSSTGSPTSIDKIAAQGRKRKKRTSIEVSVKGALESHFLKCPKPSAQEITNLADSLQLEKEVVRVWFCNRRQKEKRMTPPGIQQQTPDDVYSQVGTVNSDTPPPHHGLQASVQ; this is encoded by the coding sequence aTGGCCGCGGCCACCTCTAACCCCTACCTCCCCGGCAACGGCATCCTGGCGGCCGGCTCCATCGTCCACGCGGACtcgggcggcggcggcggcggcggcggcggcggcatGCAGCCGGGCAGCGTGGCCGTCACCTCGGTGGCGGGCGGGTACCGCGGCGACCCGGCGGCCAAGATGGTCCAGAGCGACTTCATGCCGGGCGCCATGGCCGCCAGCAACGGCGGCCATATGCTGAGCCATGCCCACCAGTGGGTGACAGCCCTGCCCcacgccgccgccgccgccgccgccgctgccgccgccgccgccgaaGCGGGCTCGCCCTGGTCCGGCAGCCCCGTGGGCATGAcgggcagcccccagcagccgccgccgccgcccgaCGTCAAGGGCAGCGGCGGGCGCGACGACCTGCACTCGGGCGCGGCGCTGCACCACCGGCCGCCCCACCTGGGCCCCCCGCACCAGGGGCACCCGGCGGCCtggggcgcggcggcggccgcccaCCTGCCCTCCATGGCCggcgggcagcagcagcagcagtcgCTCCTCTACTCGCAGCCCGGGGGCTTCACGGTGAACGGCATGCTGAGCCCCCCCCCCGGCGGGCAGAGCCTGGTGCACCCGGGGCTGGTGCGCGGCGAGACGCCGGAGCTAGGCGAGCACCCCgggcaccaccaccaccatcaccaccagcaCCCCGGCCACCACCCGCCGCACCACGGCGGCGTCAACAGCCACGACCCGCACTCGGACGAGGACACGCCGACCTCGGACGACCTGGAGCAGTTCGCCAAGCAGTTCAAGCAGCGGCGGATTAAGCTGGGCTTCACCCAGGCCGACGTGGGGCTGGCGCTGGGCACCCTCTACGGCAACGTCTTCTCGCAGACCACCATCTGCCGCTTCGAGGCCCTGCAGCTCAGCTTCAAGAACATGTGCAAGCTGAAGCCTTTGTTGAACAAGTGGCTGGAGGAAGCCGACTCCTCCACGGGCAGCCCCACCAGCATCGACAAGATCGCCGCCCAgggcaggaagaggaagaagaggaccTCCATCGAGGTGAGTGTCAAGGGGGCCTTGGAGAGCCACTTTCTGAAATGCCCCAAGCCCTCCGCCCAGGAGATTACGAACCTAGCGGacagcctgcagctggagaaggaggtggtcagggtttggttttgcaatcggaggcagaaagagaaacGGATGACCCCCCCGGGGATCCAGCAGCAGACCCCCGATGATGTCTACTCCCAGGTCGGCACCGTCAACTCCGACACGCCGCCTCCTCACCACGGACTGCAGGCCAGCGTGCAGTGA